The window AGCAAGTCGTGCTAAGGTTGATGATAATGATGCTAGTCCAAAGGTATTCTCTAGGAAGAAGAATAGTGAGAAAGAGAGCAAGGCCTCTACACCAACAAAATCTGCTAACAAGGAGAAACCTGGTATCTTTCATGTCTCATTgcctcttcttttctttttattttgttccattttttGCCTGggatatataaataaaaaaaaattgttgcttttcattattattcttctgaaatccaattttttttgtattatataatcTGTTTGGGACCCTAAAGAGATTATGGAGACTGCGATCTACActgcattatttatttatacccATGGTCTATGTTTTAGGGAAAAAGGTTGTGAAAGGGAAAGATAATAAGACCAAGGAGGAGAAAACAAGGCCAAGTGATGATGAGCTCAGGGAAGCAATATGTGAAATTCTTAAAGTAGTTGACTTTACGACGGTAAGTATCAAATTTATCCATACCAATCAACTAAGTTTAGCTGGCAATCTCATTTCTATACTTGATAGTTGTAAATCTGCATGGTTTTCTGGCTATTGGATTTCATTCATTCGCTTCTATCGGTTATAGAACTGCTATCAtatgttttcaagttttaacaGTCACTTCATCTCTTCTCAAGTGGATGGTTGACGGTTGGGATTAAATATATGCATATCTGAGCTTTTAGATTCTTTCTTCTGTTAATGCCAACTGATGATAACTTTTAACAGTCGTAGTAGAGTACATGCATATTCACTGGTTTGTATTTAGTGTTCTGCAATAAGCAGCACCAAAAGGCCTAATGATGCTTCCAAAATGTGGTTGATAAGGCAACAGTTGTTCTTGACATTAGATGAATAGCCTAATGTTTGgagaaagacaagaaaatgAGTTAGGGATTGAATACACAATAGTTTCTATATGTTGGAAAATGGCCTTCATCTTACCTTAGGGACTATTTGGCCTGCTTACTTCTTAAGTTGGTGTAAACAACTCAACTTCAGTAGTGTTACTATTGAACTTGCAGTATCAAGTAACTCAAtcttctcttatttatttatttattattgttttttcacatttatcaAGGAATTCaatctttccttccatcttgACTTTTCACATTTACGAAATAACTccatcttatttttttaatttactttttgcaattattgAGGAACTCAATCTTTACAACTCTACACCTTAAACACAAACTTACTAACTCCAACATATTAACCCATGGCTTATTATCTCCACCTAGTGGGCCAAAACCCCACCCCCATAGTTTTTGTAACCCtgttgaaaaatattacatttcaTGCTTGCTTTGAATGGCAGTGTCGGTCAATTACCTTTTGCAATTGCCAAATGACTCGTTTGTTATTTGTATAATGCAGGCCACCTTCACGGACATTCTGAAGCAGCTTGGTACGTTTCTTACCTATTAGCATATTTTGTGGTTTGTTGAGTTTACAATTTACATGTGCTGCTTTTCATCCTCACGGGAGGTCTCGATTGTTTAGCTTCTTGTTTGCCACCAATTGAGATATCTAACAATAAATAGTACAAATAATTGGACTTTCTCTAGAGAATCTCAATAAATCTGTTTggttttgaattatgttttggAGAGTCGTTCTAAACTAATACATTTTTCTGAAAGAAAGCGAAAtgcattaatttttaacacagtagcattttttttgttaaaaaaacaattcatttgAAGGATGCTGAAAACCATTTCCAACCACATcctacaacaaaaatggtaGCTCTAATCTGCTTTTGGTATCTCAGCTCGGCAATTCAAGATGGATCTCACCACACAAAAGTCATCGATAAAACTCATGATCCAAGAAGAGCTGACAAAACTGGCAGACGAAGCagaagacgaagaagacgGAGGCGATGCTGAGAAGGATGGTAAACAGGGAGCATCAGGTAAAGAGGTGGAAACTTGAGTCCAAGAGTGTTGGCCCTGGGATTTGTCTAacaatatattgaaaaatccGTCAAAAAATGAGTCATGTTGTAAAGGTGGatgtaatttatttgtttttatgatAATCATGTTTACTGCTAATGAAAAGGTTAGtgtttttattagaaaacaaGGTTAGTTGTTACTTTATATAGGTGTTGCAAATATTGCACCTTCTTTTTATACTGACATATAAAATCTGTTGGGAATAATAATTCCATGAATATATATACTGACCATTAAGGAAGTGGAAGTGGAAGTGGAAGTGGAAGTGGAAGTGGAAGTGGAAGTGGAAGGGGTTGCTTAGCCTTCAGGTGGTTTTAGGCCTTGTAAAATTATTCcctattttcatctttttggCTTTGCCATGTTTTTAAATGCTCTTCACTTCACTTTCTTGTTTTGCCCATCTTTGTCCTCTTCAAcacatcttctttcttcattatttgATTAGAGAGATTGActattgattttcaaaatctacTTCACTATTTTATTCTTGAGTTTTGGCTTTGATAGtacttttgtttcttctatGAGAATGAATAcagtttgagttttttttgttggtgcTAATTAACACAATCATTTGGActtggttttaaaaatatacgtttaaattttttttgctcatcttattttactttggtttcgaattttcaagttttaacaGATTGATGAGATTGCTTTGTTAACTTTTTGAAGGATTGCATTTATATTTGGAGGACTAATTTAGGGTATTCATTTTTAATCGATTGGAGAACTTAAAAACTTAGTTGTGTTCAAGATTTTGATTGTCACTCTTTTGTGCACTATCAAtggatattattttttaaataaaaagattttagCATCTCAAAGTTtgagatattttgttttgaagtgcttttttagggcatgttatttattataagaatatttattttaaattttgtaaagtttattttgtttatgtaatgtacttattttgtttctctcattttgtttttatctagCTATAGGTGTTGcgttttattttacttttatgacATTTGctttaagatttttttcaatattgcacttacaacaaaaaattataaaaatagatataatttcTTTCGCACGTAATgcatcaataaatttattgacacGAAAAACTTGCATACAAAACGTTCAAAATCAATATTGTATTTACAAAAACTAATGGAAcctatttttgataaaaatttcaaattttggtaaattaaaaatacgaACATTTGTGTATTTGACCTATCAtatgaaatattctttttaaaaaatacaagagtacgtttttttttgaaaaaaaaatcaatattgcACTTAcaacatcaattttaaataaatatatataatttctttagcACGTAacatatcaattaatttattgaccTGAAAAACTTGCAtacaaaatgtttaaaattgacattGTATTTACGAAAACTTAGggaacttatttttttaattaaaatttcaaattttggcaaattaaaaatatgaatatttgtttatttgactTACAatacgattttttttaaaagaaaaatacaagagtacaaatctttttcaaataataatgatttttttcataatcatttccACCTATTCCTTTCCCCAAAGAAGAACTATCTCAATCTCCCATATTTCTcgtaagtatttttttttccaaataaggattataataatcatttctttttcataattctcatttttcatattcttttcctCCTTATTCCTTTCCTTCCTCCAAACACTCCCTAAGTACATAAAACGTCATATTGCATTTTGGGCCTAATTTTTAGATTATGATCGAGTACAAATTTCCATTGGTTCTTCCttaaatattatgatataacaatattggcttaaataaaatactttatcAATTTGAACATGTTTGAATGTACAAATAACCAAATACCAAATCCCTCCACTCttattatacttaaaaaaaagtgttataaataagtttgacACCACAAAATAGGacaaaaaatgtcgtcaaaaGACGggtaaaaatgagtttaaaatagAGTAGAGCTAACAAATCGATTAACTAATCAAAACATGCTCAAGGTTAGAAAAAACCACATCCTAATCTTCTAAAACTTCAACATTCTTTCCCTCTTTAACTTAAAGATGTCGATGTATGAAATAAGATCCTTCCTTTCATcgacaaaaaaacaaaaaaaaatctctaccATTATTGTGAAATTACACTTTTTCTACAACTTACATGAATTTTGGAATCAAACATAATGCATTATGTATTGTTATTAGTTGTTTTAGatagtattttgtaaaatataaaagtataaataagataaaagataAACATGTCCACTTAAAAGTAATGGAGCACTTGATTTCTAGTGACCAATTAAAGGGAAGAAAAGCAATAGTTATTCAAAGTGGTGGGGATCTAAGCATATATGatatcattatatataatatatatacacacacacgcaTGACTTTCTTCAtcatatttcataattaacattttacaACTTTCCAAATCTATTCAACAACAAtgattaataaaagaaaaaataattgccTATACAAATCACAACAATATTATAATACCACCAAACATGACCTATTTTCAAATGTAGCCAAATGAATAAAGTAGgtagttgttttttcttttttgttatattttaaaggaGGAGAACAAATCTGCTCAAGTTTTAGCATATTTGACATTTCTTCGTGGGGTGTTCTTTGATCTAGAAATATGTTTTTCTATATAACATTCTCTCACTCTTTTCAATAAGGAGACGAAGAAGCTTGGTTGAATgatgttattttgtttcttttcttttttaaaaaatatactaaattcATCTCGTTATAATATGAAATCTAAATTGAGGTAGACGAGTTATTGACTataatatcttaattaaaagtCTACTTTGGTAGTGCCCTCAATGTTGAGGACACTACACATAACAACTCATTCCACTTCCGCTTCCACTTCCGCTCCCAACTAAAGTATGTATAATGTCCATTTTCCATAATTCATAAGTCAtagtttatataaaataaattgtccaTTTTATATTCGAATTTCCTATCTATAACCCATAAATAGAATTGTGAGggtagagttttttttttttataatctctTTTTAGTGAATTTCGAATTTTGATCTTTAATGGTAGATGCAATTCTTCAAATCTATCTATGATATATCAagtaaagttgaaaaaaagcTAGTTATGCCCTACAAGACACGAAGATCTGTTGGAGATGATTTATACATAAATTGGTACAATCATCTTAGatgtttgtaaaaaaaaaaaagtaaatatctacaatttataaaattctttGTAGGTATACGTTAAGAAAGATTGAATAGGTGTAATTGTTACAAGGGCTAGTCAAAGTAGAAGTATTTTAGGGTGTCATTTGAATAGGTATTATTTGaacaattttcatctttttattgATCACGAGTAcaactaattattttgtaagaCATCCCTTCTCATGAATGCTTTTATTTTGTGTGTAAGCTAATGTATTGAAttgcataaaataaatatatatcatctcACAATCCAAGGTCAGAGCACAATCAAGCACACATAtaaccaaagaaaataagagaacAACAAGAACgaacaaacaaagaaactaaatacatAAGAAAGACGTACACAACCTAAGTAAAAAGATTTCAAGGAGGTCTCAACCTACTTTGGTCCTCTCGATAGAAGTCTTGAGCCGCTAAAAagacaacaaagaaaaatcacaTGATGTCTTGTAATATGACCTTCAAACCAAAGAAGGTTACACCGAGTCACCATGAGATGCCTAAGGCACAAGGACTCTCAAGCGATAGGGAGTCAAATCACATGATCCACCCTTCTATTGAttataccttttcaaaaaaatttaacaagcTCTTTAGAGCTAGAAaaccaatttcaatttctattgAGAAAATCACTAACCTACGTGAATGAAATTGATCAAATCCAATATAACAACAATTCTAATTAAACAACTGTCGATTATGCCCTCTTTCTAACCAAGGGTTCAAAAATCATCTTAAGATGGAATGATGTATCATCAACACCAAGACAAAGAACTTGAGGCACTAATCCCCCAAACACTCTCGTTGTGCTATCTATGGGGCTTGACCTTTGTGAGCTATAAGGATCTAGAACAAATTAATTTCGAACTCATAACATCTTCATGAATAGCTACAATATTACAAGAAGGAATATGACAGATACACATGCCACACCTACATTACAGATGACAAACATTCAACTGAACAACGTTTGTCTTTTCAATACTCtacatcttttctttttagagaTAAAGTGACATAGATAATTTGAGTattcaataacattttttgggtaaaacaaacacactcgctatataaatttgaaagctctaaaatacaaaataaataagttataatcTACAACATCATTCAAAGCTCTAGCTATGACTAATTCCTCACATAGTAATAACCATTTCTAGTAGAGGGTCAATTGTCAGTGTATGATAGTTTGTCCAAGATAAAAAGCAAGCCAAAATACCTTGTAGTGAGAGAAGCCAACGAAAAATTCATGAACAATGAAAGCCTTTCAAACTTATCTAGAGCAATCCTAACACAAAACAACAAACTTTTTCCATGATTAGCAATAATAAGGTCAAATAATCGTTGAAATTGACTTAAACCTATATGTATAAAAGAGAGGGAAGCATAGTCCCCAAcactaaaaatttattaagttatcaataaaagaaaggtGAATGAGCTAGACCTAATGATAACTAAAGGTGTGCATGGTTCGGTTTAGTCTAATTTTGATCAAAATCGACAACTGAATTGAacttaacaattttgaaatgttttaagTGAAGAATTGAAGTAGAAACCTTCCAAACGCCATCAAGTAAGCAATGAAGAAGATgtcaacaaaagaagaaaagcgAGGTGAGTGAGGGAGTGATGAATTAATTCATAGAGGTTGCAAAATTAAGttgcaatggagaaagaaagatgaaatgGAGGCGTGGAGTGAGAGAGGTGATGGccaaaactttgatattataCAAGAACATGTCAAATTATAAGACGGTAAAACGGTCAAAGACAGAATATCGTTCTCTGGATATTAGATGCTCAAATTTAACCTAACTACTCTCAAATCCTttgccttttattttgaactaaagaaaacaaaaaaaatatagaatgaaatatgtgtaaaaaaatatgttttaactGTAAAAACTATTATCCCAATTATGTTATTCAAGAACCATATATTCTCACACAATCCTAATTAATCCTCAAAATCACTAAAAAGTTGAAACCAAATTAcgaaaaatgacaaaaagaagagaaataacCAATAGTGGTACTCTACTTTAATTATTAACCTAACTATATTTGTAAGATtgagtaaaatatattttgatttcctttcctttcatattttgttcTATAGTTTTAACCAATTTGGAAAAAAGTTGAGTGATTTCAAACAACAATAAAGTGTTAAAATAAATCCTACTCCAGTATTAGTCTTTAAATCTTTAGGTATATTCAATACATATTTATTAcactaatacatataaaatttcattatgaatatatatatatatagatatagatataaaGTTTTGGAATCAAAGATTAGGTTTTGCATTGAGATAttgcattttaatttggttaaattaaattttgttgttcaaTGATAGCAACTTGGCAACTCTCCCATTCCCATCCCCTTTACAAAcatctctctatctctctctctctctcacacacacacacacacacatttcACTTCCACATCCCCTAATTTCACAAACCCTAATTCCTCTTCCCCTCTTCCATGGCGGACTCCGACAACGACTCCGGCGGTGGTTACCAGAAATCCCCATCTCCACGTGAACACGACAGACTCCTCCCGATCGCCAACGTCGGCCGGATCATGAAGAAAGCTCTCCCTGGCAACGCCAAGATCTCAAAAGACGCCAAAGAAACCGTTCAAGAATGCGTCTCCGAGTTCATCAGCTTCGTCACCGGTGAAGCATCCGACAAGTGCCACAACGAGAAACGAAAAACAATCAACGGCGACGATTTGCTCTGGGCCATGGCTACCTTAGGGTTCGAAGACTATGTGGATCCTCTCAAGCTTTATCTCCAACGGTTTCGAGAAATTGAAGGCGAGAGGACCACGCTTGCCTCACGTGACTCCGCCTCCTCCGCCGCAAACTCCGCCGCAGCTGGGAATAGTGGGTTTTTCGACGGCGGTGGGGAATTTGGGGGCGCGGGTGGGAGTGGGATGGGGATGGGAATGACGACGACGATGCCTCCAAATGTTTATGGTTCTAATGGGCCGCGTTGGGATGGGCCTGGGTTTAGTACTACCGGTCGGCCCAGGTAGATGGGCCATATCCGCCCATTGGGTTTTTATTGGGCCGAGTACTATAACACTTCTACTACAACATTCATTATGACGGCGACGGGGTATGCGAAATCTCCGTTTTATCCTCCGTAAAATGAAGATCGGTAGCTGAGGAAAGGTcaagtctttttttctttttcctttttgtttaattttataaaaaaatatatagtgacgtagataaatattattattattattaataataatagagcatgaatttaataatgtatttccattttaataaatatgcatttgataatttttataacaattataattatgtttcagtgttttctcttttttgttggtttatgtttaattgatgattttcttttaactttctgTCTTTGAGactaattataaatttcattttcttaactcTAAATTAATGCTTACCATTTGTTAACTTTTAGAATTAAGTCTAAAATTAGGCTCCCATTGGTTTTAATGCTATCTAACGTCCAATGGTTACCTATAAAagattgtaaaattaaaacatatgtTAGGCTATTGACATTTCAAAtgaatgtttgaaattttggtaaaatatatatatgtgtaattGAACAGTTGTACAAAAtgtaaagcaaacaaaaatatttaagtgcATCATATACTACTTTAACTCAATCTAATTTATTTGCCACTAAAATATAGCCTTGCTATTCATTCCAAATGTTACTTTTTGAAGCAATTCAATTCAACTTTGCATTTTAGACATAAATTATAGTTACTCTATGTGCATGTAAAACTAATGTAATCTAGTTTGAGTTAGAGATATAACTTTTTAGAATACATGGACTAAGGTTTAGTTTGGAATGATTGTGATGACAATTGTATATGTTGGTATAAGCCTAGTCTTtggtaatttttattttaaatctagaatttaaaactatattataatgtTTGGTAAATgtttagttaaaatattaagatGAGGTAAGAGTAATTGTATTCATGTAAACCTTGATCATCTTTCATAAGTAAATTCATTCAACTTTGAATAGATTAATTATTCTCATCCTCGTACGAGAAAGATGGTAGTATATTTGACTTTTATGTGATGATAAaggtaaatttgaaatttggaaaagaaaacttgaaaacaagaaaaatgactCTCATGCTAAGAAAACTTTATAGTGAAAAAGATGATAGAAGTTTAAGGTTACTTCATATGCGAAATCTACTATCGAAGATAtgagtttttcattttatctttttcttatttttggcTTATTTTAATGTATCATGTCCaaatcaaaaggaaaaagaaaaaaacataaaagttgtattaaaattaatatttggattttttttataaaaaatgtaattcactttttttttcttttttgtgatgGGTGATTATTTGTTGTATCATTGCAATTATTGCaccatctttctttctctttttaaaaaggtaaTCCATTATTATACATTCGATGTAGGTTTTTGGGGGAgcgaaaaaaaaacaaatgtttattAGTTATATGATTCACTCatcaatttcatatataactttcaaattcctttttatccaatttcatataaaataatactttgaATGTGTGTTGAACgaaaaaatttgtatcaatcaCGAAGTTTCACGTCATTTATCATGTTAATGgctaaaaatacaaataattgaatttaaaatcaaataaaagttaaCATGGAttccaaattgaaatttgaaatataaatgaacCAATTTTAATGATGTCGTGTTTTCACAAGGACATCGTGAAGAATGAAgttccaaatttttttacGAAGATGTAagttttcttccaagactTAAGGAGATCATATgttctattttcttaaatcaagCATAGACATTTACACAAAGAGAGAATTAGAAAGTCAAATAATAGAGAACGAATCACTTCACATCATAATTAACATCAACACAAATTCAACGACAAGAAACACGTTTCTCAAAAACGTTATAGGACGAATACTTGTATGGGTAGTGTAG of the Cucumis sativus cultivar 9930 chromosome 3, Cucumber_9930_V3, whole genome shotgun sequence genome contains:
- the LOC101204640 gene encoding nuclear transcription factor Y subunit B-3, with product MADSDNDSGGGYQKSPSPREHDRLLPIANVGRIMKKALPGNAKISKDAKETVQECVSEFISFVTGEASDKCHNEKRKTINGDDLLWAMATLGFEDYVDPLKLYLQRFREIEGERTTLASRDSASSAANSAAAGNSGFFDGGGEFGGAGGSGMGMGMTTTMPPNVYGSNGPRWDGPGFSTTGRPR